In Pleurocapsa sp. PCC 7319, the following are encoded in one genomic region:
- a CDS encoding type II toxin-antitoxin system YhaV family toxin: MKINGWTILFHPLFNDQWQQLLHQVKSLHSRLPTDDFVKHPQVELFKALTVGIEEKIPHDPLASYFALRKPLDKYSRLKKMGLPIGFADSTASLADASRHRYRLFFKVFPQQKVIIILWLGFPRKEGDKKDCYRIFAKMVKKGQFPLSLKDLIDSDNGQES; the protein is encoded by the coding sequence ATGAAGATTAATGGGTGGACTATCTTGTTTCATCCATTATTTAACGACCAATGGCAGCAATTGCTTCATCAGGTCAAGTCTTTACATTCACGCTTGCCAACTGACGACTTTGTTAAACATCCGCAAGTTGAGCTATTCAAAGCTCTTACCGTCGGGATTGAGGAAAAAATTCCGCATGATCCCTTAGCTTCATACTTTGCTCTGAGGAAGCCTTTGGATAAATACAGTCGTTTGAAAAAGATGGGGCTGCCAATCGGCTTTGCCGATTCGACAGCTTCGCTGGCGGATGCCTCCAGGCATCGCTACCGACTTTTCTTCAAAGTATTTCCACAACAAAAGGTAATTATTATTTTGTGGTTGGGTTTTCCCCGCAAAGAAGGAGACAAGAAAGACTGCTATCGTATTTTTGCCAAGATGGTTAAAAAAGGGCAGTTCCCCCTATCACTAAAAGATCTTATTGATTCGGATAATGGGCAGGAAAGCTAA